The DNA window CTGGAGCACCACCGACAGCACGCTGGATGGCTCTGTCACAGCGAAGTTCGCGAACAGAACGGAGTTCAACCTGTTCCGCCTGCGGGAAGAGATCGCCCTTGGTCAGCGCGTGCGCGAATTCCAGTTGGAGATTCGCGACGGCAGCGGGCCGTGGGTGCGGGTGGCCTCGGGTGAAAGCATTGGCAACTGTCGCATTGTGCGGCTGGAAGCGCCTGTTCAGGCAAGCGAAGTTCGGTTGAGCGTTCGCTGTGCGGCGCCCGTTGCGCTGAGTGAATGGGGCTGTTTCCTGAATCGGGAATAGCTCGCCCGAAGTTTGAAATGCCGGGCAATGCCGCGGAATCTCGGCAGATTGTTGCATTGTTGAAGTGCTACACTGTGCCCTCTGCCTGTCTGTATTCGGGGCGGCGTTTTTCGCGGCTTCGTGACGACAGTATTTCTGCCGCCTTTGAACGCATGGACCGACGGACATTATTCACGGTGCAGGCCGGTCTGCTGCTCTTTTTGGGCGGCGTCATTTTTGCGTCCTCGTATTTTCAGTCACGAAACCGCCGCGACAAAGGTGCCGCGTGGTTTGCCGCAGCCTATTTCTGCGCCGGACTGGGGCTTGGGCTGCAGGCATATCGCGACTTTATCCCTGCTATTTTCAGCATCCTGTGTGGCAACGGGCTGTTCCTGATGTTCGGTCCGCTGACAAACCGGGCCCTTGCCAAAACCACCGACCAGAAGCATGACTATTTCATTCTGCTGCTGCTGCTGAACGCAGCTACGCTGATAAATTACGCCTACTACACGTGGTGGCAGCCCAACGTATTGCTTCGAACCATTGAGGCCGTTCCCATTGTCGCGGTTATGTACTTAGCCTGCGTCGACCTGATTTTGCGGAACAAGGACGAAATCATCCGCCCTGCCATGCGGGCCATGGTCGCGTGTTTCATCCTGCAGGCGCTGCCAAACTTTGTCCGCATCGGCTTGGCCTGGAAGTATCATGTCGCGGATGCGTGGTACGCCTGGAGCGGCATCATTACCATCGCGGGCCTGGCTCTCAGCTACCTGTGGGTTGGCAATCTGCGGATGCATGCCGAGCTGGAGCGCACGGCTATGACCGATCCGCTGACAGGCCTGTTCAATCGGCGCGCCCTGGACGTGTTTGCCATCCGCGAGCTGGAACGTGCCCGCCGCCGTGATCTGCCGTGCTCCGCGCTCATGATGGATGTGGACCGCTTCAAGCAGATCAATGATGGTCTGGGCCATGCCGCGGGCGACGCTTCTCTATGTGCTGTCGCGGACACGCTGCTGAAGACACTGCGTCTTACCGATATCGCCACACGTCTTGGTGGCGACGAGTTCTTCGTTCTGCTGCCAGACTGCGATGAAACTCATGCGGGCGAAATCGTAATGAGACTGAAGTCAGCCATCAGCGCACTGCACTTGAAGACCATGAGCGAAGTGGAATTCACCATCACCGCCAGCATTGGCTGCATCACCCTGCGCGGACAGAACGCTACGCTGGAAGAACTGCTCCACGGCAGCGACGTCATGCTCTACCGCGAAAAGCAGGCCTCGCGCTCGGAAACCACCTCCGAAATGAAGCCGCAACCTGTCGCTGTGACCATTCCACGCCGCGCACAGCCTTACAACGCGTAGCCTAACGCGTCTCATAAGCAGAAGTAACAAACCATACGATTGACACTTTTCCCTGACGGGCCGGAAGATAGAGCGGTTGTACTGTGCAGCCTTGCTTCTTTGCCTGCTCCCTCCTGGTCTGTCTCCCCATGGAAAGCCTATTGATCTACCGCATGTACGGTTTGCTGCTCCTCTCCACGGGTTTTGCTGTGGCGATGCTTTATCGCGCAATCCAGACGCAAAAGATCGATCGTTCCGCATACTGGATTGCCGCAAGCTGTTGCTGCGGCGGCGCAGGTCTGGTGGCCCTGAGCACCACTTCGAACGTGCTTCACTGGATTGGCATCATCCTCTTCGTTGCCACACCTTCCCTTTTGCACGTTGCCATAGGCTCTGCCACACGGCAGAGCACGCGCCGGACGCTTCCATGGATGGCCGGCATCGCCACAGTCTGCTTCCTGTGGACTGTCATTCTGAACATCATGTTCCCCGACTGGATCCTGCGACGTGCGCCGGCCATTCTTTCCATCCCGTTCATGCAGGCAGGAAACATCTGGTTTCTGTTGCGCCACAAGGACAGCCCCACGCGACTGGCGAATATCGCCATGGCCCTCTTTCTGTTTCTGCATATTGTGGTCTTTGCGCTGCGCAGTGACGACATCCTTATGGATGCTTCCCATGAACGCTGGCTGACCTATGCGGGCATGACCATCGTGGTGGGATTAGGTGGCAGCTTCCTGGGCATGGAGGCCCTGCGTTCCCGCCACGAAATGGAACGCCTTGCCATGACTGACCCCCTGACTGGACTGCTGAACCGGCGTGCGCTGGAGGTGGTGGCGCACCGCGAATTGCAGCGGTGCATTCGCCTGGACAAATCCTGCTCCGCCCTGATGATGGATATCGACCGCTTCAAGGAGATTAACGACGCCATGGGCCATGCCGCGGGCGACGCAGCGCTGCGGGCCGTGGCGGAGGTTCTGCAATCCATGCTCCGCCCGACCGATGCTGTCATTACCCGGCACGGCGGCGATGAGTTCTTCGTTCTACTGCCCGAATACGGCGAAGACAACGCTGAATGGATCGCGAACCAGATCCGGCAGGGCGTTGCTGAATGCAGATTGCTCGCCGTGGACGACACGCCTTTTCGCATCCAGGTCAGTATCGGGGTGACCACCTGTTCCAAACATGACATGACGGTGCAAGACCTTCTGCACGCCAGCGACATCCTCCTCTATCGCGAGAAGCAGATCAGCCGCAGCCAGGAAGCCGCAATGCTTTTGAAAGATCAGCGCGCAGAAGGCGGCGCCCACGTCCATCCTTCCAACGCATAAGCGGGATCGCGCGGCTGCCTGAGGCTGTAAAACAACTCTCGATGTTGCGCCATCACCATGCAGGAAATCAGAGCATCAAACGCGTCTTCGCTGGCCTTCGCCTGTGCCATCGCTGTTGGCCCCAGCCGTGAATACGCCGCATCTTCCTTACGCTTGCGCGCCAGATACGCAGATCGCGCCACCATGTTCGATTTGTGTACGGGGCCGGTGTTCAACCGCGAATACATCTCCACCACCAGCGGCTCACCTGCCCTGGGGCGGTCAAACGGCCATATGCGAAAACCAGCTTCATGCAGTCGTTGCAATGTCTTCATGCCGCGCAATGAGGCCGTCCCTACCGAACCCGAGCCGCCGATCTGAAACACGGACTTCGGCGTAATGCCTTTCACACGCAGCGCCCGCTCCTCCTCAGGAATGTGCGCTGCCAGCTTGCAATCAATGTCTGTTGCGCGCAGCATCCGATGTAACTGCTCGCCGCTGAAGTCCGCGGGACGTTTGTGAGGTTTGCCCCAGAAGCGGCGGTCTTCGTTCTCGCGCGACAGCCATCGCTCACCGTGCTCTGCCACCACATGCCAGAACTCCGGCGCAGTGGTGACACCCACCTCGCGCAGGAACCACGCGGGAAAGCTGAAGCAGAAGTCGAACCCCACCACCATTGCAGGATCTTTCTTCGCCTGTGAAATCAGCCATTCCGCAATCTCGTCGCGGGTTCTGCCGCTCTCCACCCGTACCTTTCCTTCGCGCCATGTTGCGGCAACAATGTGACGGCGCTGTCCGGCCGTGTCCACACGTCCTGACCAGTCAATCGCGATGATGGTGGAGGGCTGCATCCTTCTGCTTGGATGCAGCTCAGGCCAGATCGTCCGAGGCATCCGCTTCGGCACGGTCCAGAGCTTCTTCGCCGCTCTTCAAACTTCGCAGCACCGCAAAGATCGCCTTAGAAGAAAAGCCCGCTGCCGTTAACCGGCGCAGAACACGCGCTGTACTTTTTTCATCCGTCGGCGTGGCGATGCGTCGCCGTTCCAGATGCTGCCGCACCAGTGCCTGTTCATCCACGCCTTCGTAGGCCTCATCCAGCGTGGTTTGAATTACTTCTGACGCAATCCCCTTGGCCTGCAGATCCTGCTGCACACGTCGCCGTCCGAAGCTCCGATTCTCCTGTCGCAGCCGCGTGAAATCCGCTGCAAAACGATCGTCGGAGAGGTAGCGCAGCTCCTGCAGCTTTGCCAGCACCCAGTCCACCGCTTCCGCCCCGGACGGCCCCGGTTCAGCCCGATCGGACAGCTTGCGGCGCAGGTCGCGAACACTTTGCATCCGTGCGCCAAGCGATTTCAGCGCGTACTCCATCAACCGATCCCGGTCCAGCGGTGGGCGTGTGCCACGTTGACGTCCGAATGCCATGAAAGAAAGATTAGCAAGTGGTATGACCATTGGGGGACTCTGTGTATAAAATGGGCATCCGCAAGGAGAAATTATGCTCACGCGCCGCGAATTTTCCCGCAACGCCGTCGCCACTGCCGCCGGTCTTGCTTTCACCACCACCGCAAACAGCTATGCACGCATTCTGGGCTCCAATGACCGAGTGAACGTGGCGGTGATCGGCCTCAACAGCCGCGCCTACGCGCACCTGAGCAGCCTGAAGACAAACCAGTCCGCCGTCAACATCACGCATGTCGTCGACGTGGATTCCAAGATCCTGGCCAAGTATGCCGCCGCCACCGAGAAGGATTTCGGTGTTGCGCCCAAGGCAGACAAGGACTTCCGCAAGACGCTGGAGCAGAAGGATGTGGACGCCATCACCATTGCCACGCCTGACCACTGGCACACGCCGCTGGCCATCTACGGCCTGAAGGCAGGCAAGCACGTCTACGTCGAAAAGCCCTGCAGCCAGAACCTCCACGAGACTGAGTTGCTGATCGCCGCGCAGAAGAAGTACGGCAAGGTCGTCGTGATGGGCAACCAGCAGCACTCCTCTGACTACACGCGTGACATGGTGGAGCAGGTACGGGGTGGCAACCTGATCGGTCGCGCGTACTACGCCAAGACCTGGTACACCAACGAGCGCAAGAGCATTGGCGTGGGCAAGCCCATTCCCGTGCCGGACACGCTCGACTGGAACCTGTGGCAGGGACCGGCTCCGCGCCAGGCGTACAAGGACAACATTCACCCGTACAACTGGCACTGGTTCCACGTCTGGGGCACAGGTGAGGCTCTGAACAATGGCACTCATGAACTCGACGTTGCGCGCTGGTTCCTGGATGTGAAGTATCCGCAGCGCGTCTCCGTATCGGGTGGTCGCTATCACTTCAAGGACGATTGGGAATTTTATGACACCCTCAACGCCAGCTTCGAATACGACAACAAGCTGATCGAGTGGGAGTGCCTCTGCTGCAACCATCTCCGTTACTGGGGACGTGATCGTGGCACCGCCGTGGTTGGCACGGAAGGCACCGTCATCATTGATCGCGACGGCTACGAAATCCACGACCTGAAGGGCAAGACCGTGAAGGAGTGGAAGGTGCCCAAGGCTGGCAAGACCAGCAGCATGGACACCGTGGGCCGCGACAGCATGACCGACGTCCACTTCAAGAACTGGCTCGACTGCATCAAGGACAGCAGCACGAAGCAGGACCAGCCGATTGAAGATGCGGCACGCTCCGTGGGCACGCTGCTGATGGCCAACGTGGCTTATGACCTGAAGAAGGAACTGAAGGTGAACCCGGAGACGGGCACCTTCGTCAACGACCCCGCCGCAACGGCAAAGCGCAAACGCACCTACGAAAAAGGCTGGGAGCCGACGGTCTAACTGTCACTTGCTGTATTGAAACGGCCCGGCGAAAGCCGGGCCGTTTTGTTGAGGATGACGCTTCCATCAGTCATATCGTAAGGTGAAAAGCAACAGCCGCTGGCATTGACCAGCGGCTGTTGTTTTCTTCGGGGATATCGGATTACGCCGAGTATCCCATCTCTTCCAGCACCTTGCGCTCGTAAGCGATGCTCTTGGTCACGCCCGGCATCGGGTCCTTGCCGTTGATCTCATATTCCAGATCGACGCAGCCCTGATACTTGATTTTGATCAGCGTTTCGAAGATTTGCTTCACCGGCATAATGCCTTCGCCCACGGCTACCTGGCTGTCCTTCTTGTCCTTCTCGGCCAGATCCTTCATGTGGATGCAGTAGAGGCGCGAGCCGACTTCCTTGATCGTCTCGGGGACATCCTTGCCTGCGCGCATCGTGTGACCTACGTCCACGCAGAAGCCCACACGCTTATCCAGCTTGCCGATCTTCGCGAGAATGTCCTGTGGCGATGGCCATTCCTTGTCTTCCGGTCCGTGATTGTGGATGGCCAGCTTGATGTCGTACTTCTTCACAAAGCTTGCCACACGTTCCAGAGCCGCATGCGAGGGTGCTCCGATAATGATCGGGAAGCCCGCAGCCTTGGCATAGTCAAACTTCGCCTTGATGTCCTCGTCCTCATCCTTCTGGAAGTAGATGGTGCCACCGCCAGTGATCACAAGGCCCTGGCTGCGATACCAGTCGGCATTCTTCTTCACCTCATCCAGCGGTCCCATAGGCAGGTGAAAATCCTTCAGGTTGATGTTCTTCAGGTTCAGCTGGTGCATGAAGTCCACAAGCTGTTGTGGCTGCTTGAACTCGCGGAAGGTATAGCTGGCAATGCCCAGCCGGATGGGCGAAGGCTTCGGCGCCATTGCGGAAAGAAAACGCGGTGTTGCGGACGTCGCTGCAGCAAGACCAAGCCCTTTGAGAGCGGTGCGACGCGTAAACGTACGATGCGACATGATTCGTTCTCCTAACTAACAACTTTCGGTTTCTGGAAAAATCTATGCCTGATCCAACTTGACCCACTTCGCCTGTTTCTGCGCGCGCACCACCAGTTCCGCAGCAAGCAACGCCTGCGCCTGATCCTGCGCGGTGTGCGTGCGATGCACCACGTCCGAAACAAACTGGCGACCGAACGGCAGATCGACATTGTTGCAGTCGATAAATTTCTGCTCTGTGCCGTTGACCATGAACAGGTTGTTGCCTGCCTTGTTCACGCCCACATTGGTGTACTTGCGCACTTCGATGTAGCCCTTGGTGCCCAGGATGAAGAGGCGGCCATCGCCCCACGTTCCCAGCCCATCCGGCGTGAACCAGTCGAGGCGCACATAGCCGAAGCCCTTATCGCCGCGCAGCACCATGTCACCGAAGTCCTGAAACTTGGGATGTTCCGGATGCGCAATGTTGCTGATCTGCGACTCGACAACCTCTGCCGATGTAGAGCCGGTGTAATAGAGAAACTGCTCCACCTGGTGTGAGCCGATATCGCACAGGATGCCGCCGTACTGCTCCGGTACCCAGAACCAGTCCGGACGCGGATCAGCGCCACCGTTGCCCGCATTCGTCGCTCCGCCCTGCACGATCTGGTGCGGCGCAATGTTGATGGTCTGGATCACGCGACCAATCTTGCCCTGCTTCACGAGTTCGCCCGCGTACACAGCGGCTTTTACTTCCAGCAGTTCGCTGTACAGGATGGCGTAGATGCGGCCGGTTTCCTTCACCGTTTTGCGGATGGCTTCCACCTGCTCCAGCGTGGTGGCACCCGGCTTGTCCGAAAGGAAGTCTTTGCCTGCCTTCATGGCGCGGATGCCCAGCGGCGCACGCTCATTCGCAATAGTGCTGCTCAGTACAAGCTGAATGCTCTTGTCGTTCAGAATCTCTTCTTCGCTGTGCGCCTGCTTCACATTGGGAAAGGCTTTGGCAAACCGTGCAACCTTATTCGGCTCTGCACCATGCCATGCCACCAGCTTGCCGCCGCCGCGAATGATCGCGCCTACCATGCCGTAGATGTGGTCATGGCTCATGCCGCAAACGGCGAAGTTGATGCTCTCAGCGGAAGCCGGAACCTCTTGTTTCGGCACCACTTCGTGCTGCACATTCGACTGGCCGCCTTCAGCGAATGCCATTACGTCCGACATGGCTCCCAGCATTCCCATCGCGCCTGCGCGACGGAAAAATTCACGACGATTGACAGACTCGTTCGCACTCACTTTGTATTCACTCCAGGGTAGATACCGTGCCAAAAGACGTATCCACGTTACACCGGCGCAACAAAGTACGCCAGTAGTGGTCCGTCCACGTCAAACTATACAAAGATGAGGAGTGGTGTGCGA is part of the Terriglobus sp. RCC_193 genome and encodes:
- a CDS encoding regulatory protein RecX, which encodes MAFGRQRGTRPPLDRDRLMEYALKSLGARMQSVRDLRRKLSDRAEPGPSGAEAVDWVLAKLQELRYLSDDRFAADFTRLRQENRSFGRRRVQQDLQAKGIASEVIQTTLDEAYEGVDEQALVRQHLERRRIATPTDEKSTARVLRRLTAAGFSSKAIFAVLRSLKSGEEALDRAEADASDDLA
- a CDS encoding GGDEF domain-containing protein, translated to MIYRMYGLLLLSTGFAVAMLYRAIQTQKIDRSAYWIAASCCCGGAGLVALSTTSNVLHWIGIILFVATPSLLHVAIGSATRQSTRRTLPWMAGIATVCFLWTVILNIMFPDWILRRAPAILSIPFMQAGNIWFLLRHKDSPTRLANIAMALFLFLHIVVFALRSDDILMDASHERWLTYAGMTIVVGLGGSFLGMEALRSRHEMERLAMTDPLTGLLNRRALEVVAHRELQRCIRLDKSCSALMMDIDRFKEINDAMGHAAGDAALRAVAEVLQSMLRPTDAVITRHGGDEFFVLLPEYGEDNAEWIANQIRQGVAECRLLAVDDTPFRIQVSIGVTTCSKHDMTVQDLLHASDILLYREKQISRSQEAAMLLKDQRAEGGAHVHPSNA
- a CDS encoding GGDEF domain-containing protein, whose translation is MDRRTLFTVQAGLLLFLGGVIFASSYFQSRNRRDKGAAWFAAAYFCAGLGLGLQAYRDFIPAIFSILCGNGLFLMFGPLTNRALAKTTDQKHDYFILLLLLNAATLINYAYYTWWQPNVLLRTIEAVPIVAVMYLACVDLILRNKDEIIRPAMRAMVACFILQALPNFVRIGLAWKYHVADAWYAWSGIITIAGLALSYLWVGNLRMHAELERTAMTDPLTGLFNRRALDVFAIRELERARRRDLPCSALMMDVDRFKQINDGLGHAAGDASLCAVADTLLKTLRLTDIATRLGGDEFFVLLPDCDETHAGEIVMRLKSAISALHLKTMSEVEFTITASIGCITLRGQNATLEELLHGSDVMLYREKQASRSETTSEMKPQPVAVTIPRRAQPYNA
- a CDS encoding Gfo/Idh/MocA family protein produces the protein MLTRREFSRNAVATAAGLAFTTTANSYARILGSNDRVNVAVIGLNSRAYAHLSSLKTNQSAVNITHVVDVDSKILAKYAAATEKDFGVAPKADKDFRKTLEQKDVDAITIATPDHWHTPLAIYGLKAGKHVYVEKPCSQNLHETELLIAAQKKYGKVVVMGNQQHSSDYTRDMVEQVRGGNLIGRAYYAKTWYTNERKSIGVGKPIPVPDTLDWNLWQGPAPRQAYKDNIHPYNWHWFHVWGTGEALNNGTHELDVARWFLDVKYPQRVSVSGGRYHFKDDWEFYDTLNASFEYDNKLIEWECLCCNHLRYWGRDRGTAVVGTEGTVIIDRDGYEIHDLKGKTVKEWKVPKAGKTSSMDTVGRDSMTDVHFKNWLDCIKDSSTKQDQPIEDAARSVGTLLMANVAYDLKKELKVNPETGTFVNDPAATAKRKRTYEKGWEPTV
- a CDS encoding sugar phosphate isomerase/epimerase family protein codes for the protein MSHRTFTRRTALKGLGLAAATSATPRFLSAMAPKPSPIRLGIASYTFREFKQPQQLVDFMHQLNLKNINLKDFHLPMGPLDEVKKNADWYRSQGLVITGGGTIYFQKDEDEDIKAKFDYAKAAGFPIIIGAPSHAALERVASFVKKYDIKLAIHNHGPEDKEWPSPQDILAKIGKLDKRVGFCVDVGHTMRAGKDVPETIKEVGSRLYCIHMKDLAEKDKKDSQVAVGEGIMPVKQIFETLIKIKYQGCVDLEYEINGKDPMPGVTKSIAYERKVLEEMGYSA
- a CDS encoding Gfo/Idh/MocA family protein, whose protein sequence is MARYLPWSEYKVSANESVNRREFFRRAGAMGMLGAMSDVMAFAEGGQSNVQHEVVPKQEVPASAESINFAVCGMSHDHIYGMVGAIIRGGGKLVAWHGAEPNKVARFAKAFPNVKQAHSEEEILNDKSIQLVLSSTIANERAPLGIRAMKAGKDFLSDKPGATTLEQVEAIRKTVKETGRIYAILYSELLEVKAAVYAGELVKQGKIGRVIQTINIAPHQIVQGGATNAGNGGADPRPDWFWVPEQYGGILCDIGSHQVEQFLYYTGSTSAEVVESQISNIAHPEHPKFQDFGDMVLRGDKGFGYVRLDWFTPDGLGTWGDGRLFILGTKGYIEVRKYTNVGVNKAGNNLFMVNGTEQKFIDCNNVDLPFGRQFVSDVVHRTHTAQDQAQALLAAELVVRAQKQAKWVKLDQA